One Cohnella candidum genomic region harbors:
- a CDS encoding PP2C family protein-serine/threonine phosphatase, giving the protein MVWSGIAAAASGIGAFAIGGACAYAYLRGRMRSAKTLFEISMSLNSTLKRREQLEIIMNSAKKVLPVEAASVLLADPDTGELFFEMAQGEKWDAVREIRLAPGEGIAGHVAETGAGVIVNDAASDPRWSNRVAQRTGFVTRNLLTVPIVNQGRIEGVLQVINKMGNRKFNFRDRMLLERVAKPMAVALENARLYQQLEQSMEALQRTTAIKERLESELQIAGGIQMSFLPRTMPSAQEPYDICALLKSAKEVGGDFYNFFKLDDDHLFFTLGDVSDKGIPAALFMAVTLTLIKGKMTADLTPGQLLRMVNDELCRDNPVLFATIVCGVFHTKTGEIALSEGGHCTPYVVRADGAVEPVKLRKSLPLGAMADVEYHDGRVVLDPGDRIVVYTDGITEAENAALEQYSGERLQEFLRMTAPMSSAELIDAMIMHVYLFADGAPQSDDIAVLSLLRRS; this is encoded by the coding sequence GTGGTATGGAGCGGAATCGCGGCGGCCGCAAGCGGGATAGGCGCTTTCGCGATCGGCGGGGCTTGCGCCTACGCTTATTTGCGAGGACGAATGCGCAGCGCCAAAACGTTGTTCGAGATCAGCATGTCGCTGAATTCGACGCTGAAGCGCCGCGAGCAATTGGAGATCATCATGAACAGCGCGAAAAAAGTGCTTCCGGTCGAAGCGGCATCCGTGCTGCTGGCCGATCCCGATACCGGCGAGCTGTTTTTCGAAATGGCGCAGGGAGAGAAATGGGACGCGGTCCGGGAGATCCGGCTGGCGCCCGGCGAAGGCATCGCGGGCCACGTGGCGGAGACCGGCGCCGGCGTCATCGTGAACGACGCGGCTTCCGACCCGCGCTGGTCGAACCGCGTGGCGCAGCGGACCGGGTTCGTGACCCGGAACCTCCTGACGGTTCCCATCGTAAATCAAGGAAGAATAGAAGGGGTCCTGCAGGTCATCAATAAGATGGGCAACCGCAAATTCAATTTCCGGGACCGGATGCTGCTCGAACGCGTGGCGAAACCGATGGCCGTCGCCCTCGAGAACGCCCGTCTATACCAGCAGCTTGAGCAATCGATGGAAGCCTTGCAAAGGACGACGGCGATCAAGGAAAGGCTGGAAAGCGAGCTTCAGATCGCGGGCGGCATCCAGATGAGCTTCCTGCCGCGCACGATGCCTTCGGCTCAGGAGCCTTACGATATTTGCGCCTTGCTGAAGTCGGCCAAAGAGGTCGGCGGAGACTTCTACAACTTTTTCAAGCTCGATGACGACCATCTGTTTTTCACGCTGGGAGACGTCTCCGACAAAGGAATTCCGGCCGCGCTGTTCATGGCGGTAACGCTGACGCTGATCAAGGGGAAGATGACGGCTGACCTTACCCCGGGCCAGCTGCTGCGTATGGTGAACGACGAACTGTGCCGCGACAATCCGGTGCTTTTCGCGACGATCGTCTGCGGCGTTTTCCATACGAAAACCGGGGAAATCGCGCTCAGCGAAGGAGGCCATTGCACGCCTTACGTCGTCAGGGCGGACGGTGCCGTCGAGCCGGTCAAGCTGCGCAAAAGTCTGCCGCTCGGCGCAATGGCAGACGTTGAATACCACGACGGGCGCGTCGTTTTGGATCCGGGCGACCGGATCGTCGTCTACACGGACGGGATCACGGAGGCCGAGAACGCGGCGCTCGAGCAATATTCGGGCGAACGACTCCAAGAGTTTCTGCGGATGACCGCGCCGATGTCCAGCGCCGAGCTGATCGACGCGATGATCATGCACGTGTATCTGTTCGCGGACGGGGCGCCACAGTCGGACGACATTGCGGTGTTGAGCCTTCTAAGACGCTCGTAA
- a CDS encoding STAS domain-containing protein, which yields MNITTTEHNHITVMAIEGRLDGQHAQSAEQAFLELAGEGRTLFVLNFANMTYISSAGLRIVLVAAKKVRSLQGRLICAGMNDQVRDVFEMSGFLSILETAATAEEAVSLLQA from the coding sequence GTGAACATTACGACGACCGAGCATAACCATATTACCGTGATGGCGATCGAGGGCCGTTTGGACGGACAGCACGCCCAGTCCGCGGAGCAGGCGTTCCTGGAACTGGCCGGTGAGGGACGAACCCTCTTCGTGCTGAACTTCGCCAACATGACTTATATCAGCAGCGCCGGCCTTCGGATCGTGCTCGTCGCCGCCAAGAAAGTGCGTTCCCTGCAAGGCAGGTTGATTTGCGCGGGCATGAACGACCAGGTCCGGGACGTTTTCGAAATGTCCGGCTTCCTGAGCATTCTCGAAACGGCGGCCACGGCGGAAGAGGCCGTCTCCCTCCTGCAAGCCTAA
- a CDS encoding ATP-binding protein, with translation MAVHGNTAESEPKVLHLAGESLEELSTLHDFFDNLAGEAGWTGRLANEFKLCCEELVTNTISYGYAESHAAKGIKIAVYGLPHVVTMEITDQATPFNPFETGEPDLTLDVENRPIGGLGVYFVKQMMDEIFYERTEPPGNRLILRKFLLQNLEENP, from the coding sequence ATGGCGGTGCACGGCAACACGGCGGAATCGGAACCGAAGGTGCTTCACCTGGCTGGAGAGAGTCTCGAGGAGCTTTCGACGCTGCACGATTTTTTCGACAACCTCGCGGGGGAAGCGGGCTGGACCGGCCGGCTCGCCAACGAATTCAAACTCTGCTGCGAGGAACTGGTCACCAATACGATCTCTTACGGCTACGCCGAATCTCATGCCGCCAAGGGGATCAAGATTGCCGTTTACGGCCTGCCGCATGTCGTTACCATGGAGATTACCGACCAAGCGACTCCATTCAATCCTTTCGAGACGGGCGAGCCGGATTTGACGCTGGACGTTGAAAACCGGCCGATCGGCGGCCTGGGCGTCTATTTCGTCAAGCAAATGATGGACGAGATCTTCTATGAACGAACCGAACCTCCGGGCAACCGGTTGATTTTACGCAAATTTCTCTTGCAGAACCTGGAGGAAAACCCGTGA
- a CDS encoding tetratricopeptide repeat protein: MKLFFLFGLLWWLLGNPFLAILVLLVVLYLLERRFIGLSPSLVRPFRRRSGIAKWKRQLQMSPHDVSAKSELARLLIESRKYEEARSVLLGIQDQSEHSAEFWSDLGICELALGRLEEGERAMLRALEISPRVKYGQPYLRLGEAWSSSEPEKALRYLEAFKEVNSSSCEAYYRLGVLYAGLGKREEAAAAFRECRELHGALPRYLKRKERKWALKSALRGNR; the protein is encoded by the coding sequence TTGAAATTGTTCTTTCTATTCGGCTTGCTGTGGTGGCTGCTCGGCAATCCGTTCCTGGCCATTCTCGTGTTGCTCGTGGTGCTTTATTTGCTCGAACGCCGGTTCATCGGGCTGAGCCCGAGCTTGGTCCGGCCGTTCCGCAGAAGAAGCGGGATCGCCAAATGGAAAAGGCAGCTTCAGATGAGCCCGCACGACGTGTCCGCGAAATCGGAGCTGGCCCGTTTGCTGATCGAAAGCCGCAAATACGAGGAAGCCAGAAGCGTGTTGCTCGGCATCCAGGACCAATCCGAGCATTCCGCCGAGTTCTGGAGCGACTTGGGCATCTGCGAGCTGGCGCTGGGCAGGCTGGAGGAGGGCGAACGGGCGATGCTCAGGGCGCTTGAGATCAGTCCGAGGGTCAAATACGGGCAGCCTTACTTGCGGCTGGGAGAAGCCTGGTCTTCATCCGAACCGGAAAAAGCGCTGCGTTATTTGGAAGCCTTCAAGGAGGTCAATTCGTCTTCGTGCGAGGCCTACTATCGGCTGGGCGTTCTTTACGCGGGGCTTGGAAAGCGGGAAGAGGCCGCGGCGGCTTTCCGGGAATGCCGGGAGCTGCACGGGGCGCTTCCCCGTTATCTGAAACGCAAAGAGCGCAAATGGGCGCTGAAGAGCGCACTTCGGGGAAATCGATAA
- the solA gene encoding N-methyl-L-tryptophan oxidase, translating to MQKYDAIVVGAGAMGMSAGYHLAAAGRRVLLIDANDPPHDKGTHHGETRIIRHAYGEGREYTPLALRAQELWEQLEELTGRKLFLPTGFLQAGEPGSSMLEEMAASAREHGVPVERLDRAEIRRRWPDLALPESNEACFEPEGGVLLCEDCIRSYREAAEKMGAVVKANAPVTEIRPDADGATVLAGGEVYRADALVVTAGKYAGRVLQGLGVEAPLRPLRRTVAWFPTDRADYDQARFPAFLFEVPEGMFYGFPGIGGSGVKVGRHEGPERPSPLDGPMPAFGAYPEDRGDLEGFMGLYMPGIAPVASRGSACTYTMTPDEHFILDRHPEYAHVAIGAGFSGHGFKFASAVGEVLARMALKEEPGFDLSLFRISRFIG from the coding sequence ATGCAAAAATACGACGCGATCGTTGTCGGCGCGGGTGCGATGGGCATGTCGGCCGGGTATCATTTGGCGGCGGCAGGACGAAGGGTATTGCTGATCGACGCGAACGATCCTCCGCACGACAAGGGCACCCACCACGGCGAAACGCGGATCATCCGGCACGCTTACGGCGAAGGAAGGGAATATACGCCGCTTGCTCTCCGGGCACAGGAATTGTGGGAGCAGTTGGAGGAACTGACCGGTCGGAAGCTGTTTCTGCCGACCGGGTTTCTGCAGGCCGGAGAGCCGGGGTCTTCGATGCTCGAGGAAATGGCGGCCAGCGCCCGGGAGCATGGCGTGCCGGTAGAGAGGCTGGACCGCGCCGAAATTCGCCGCCGTTGGCCGGATTTGGCGCTGCCGGAGTCGAACGAGGCTTGCTTTGAGCCCGAGGGTGGCGTGCTGCTGTGCGAGGATTGCATCCGGAGCTATCGTGAAGCGGCCGAGAAGATGGGTGCCGTGGTGAAGGCGAACGCTCCCGTCACGGAGATCCGGCCGGACGCGGACGGTGCGACGGTGCTCGCGGGCGGTGAGGTTTACCGCGCGGACGCGCTCGTCGTGACCGCCGGCAAATACGCCGGCCGGGTGCTGCAGGGCCTTGGCGTCGAGGCGCCGCTTCGGCCGCTGCGCCGTACGGTGGCATGGTTCCCGACGGATCGGGCGGATTACGATCAGGCGCGTTTTCCGGCTTTTCTGTTCGAAGTGCCGGAAGGGATGTTTTACGGGTTTCCCGGAATCGGTGGAAGCGGCGTGAAGGTCGGGCGGCATGAGGGACCGGAGCGGCCTTCCCCGCTGGACGGGCCGATGCCCGCGTTCGGGGCTTACCCGGAAGATAGAGGGGATTTGGAAGGTTTTATGGGCCTCTACATGCCGGGTATAGCCCCCGTCGCATCCAGGGGATCCGCCTGCACGTACACGATGACGCCTGACGAGCATTTTATTTTGGACCGGCATCCGGAGTATGCCCACGTCGCGATCGGGGCTGGTTTTTCCGGGCATGGGTTCAAGTTCGCCAGCGCGGTCGGGGAAGTGTTAGCTCGTATGGCGTTGAAGGAAGAGCCGGGATTCGATCTTTCTCTATTTCGGATTTCCAGGTTCATCGGCTGA
- a CDS encoding sugar ABC transporter ATP-binding protein, producing MSGYILEMNNISKEFTGVKALTDVNFKVARGEIHCLIGENGAGKSTLMKVLSGVYPFGTYSGDIVFDGKVQQFGKISDSVKTGIAIIYQELALFPDLSVYENIFAGNEVRRGAIVDWNQTIMQAKQMLQKVGLNVNPETLIKDLGVGKQQLVEIAKALSKDVKLLILDEPTAALNENDSENLLNLLRELKRQGITCIMISHKLKEVISIADKATVLRDGRTICTLDAAKGEISESVIIKNMVGREIEDIYPKRPNKSFGDKILEVKNWTAYDPQSGRNVVKDVNMHVRKGEIVGVAGLMGSGRTELALSIFGNPRSYKLQGELRVNGSPMTFTHTSDAIREGIAYVTEDRKGDGLFLIQDIKSNITAANLQGIASGGWINDNEEIKVANDYKQSLYVKAPSVEQIVGNLSGGNQQKVSLAKWMFVGPKLLILDEPTRGIDVGAKFEIYSIMNKLISEGLSIIMISSELGEVLGMSDRVYVMAEGKIKGELSAEEANQEKIMQFATQ from the coding sequence ATGAGCGGCTACATTTTAGAGATGAACAACATCTCCAAAGAATTCACCGGCGTCAAGGCGCTGACCGACGTCAACTTCAAAGTCGCCAGAGGCGAAATCCACTGTCTGATCGGCGAGAACGGCGCAGGGAAGTCGACGCTGATGAAAGTGCTCAGCGGCGTATATCCTTTCGGTACCTATTCGGGCGATATCGTATTCGACGGCAAGGTACAGCAGTTCGGGAAAATCAGCGACAGCGTGAAAACGGGAATCGCGATCATCTACCAAGAGCTGGCGTTGTTCCCGGACCTTTCCGTGTACGAGAACATATTCGCAGGCAACGAAGTAAGGCGGGGCGCGATCGTCGATTGGAACCAAACGATCATGCAAGCCAAGCAAATGCTGCAGAAAGTCGGGTTGAACGTCAATCCCGAAACGCTCATTAAAGACCTGGGCGTCGGCAAGCAGCAGCTCGTGGAAATCGCGAAGGCGCTCAGCAAAGACGTCAAGCTGCTGATTTTGGACGAACCGACCGCGGCGCTGAACGAGAATGACAGTGAAAACCTGCTCAATCTGCTGCGGGAACTGAAGAGACAGGGCATTACGTGCATCATGATTTCGCACAAGCTGAAAGAAGTCATCTCCATCGCGGATAAAGCGACCGTGCTGCGAGACGGCCGGACCATCTGCACGCTCGACGCCGCCAAAGGAGAAATCTCCGAAAGCGTCATTATCAAAAACATGGTCGGCCGCGAAATCGAAGATATTTATCCGAAGAGGCCGAACAAATCGTTTGGCGACAAAATCCTCGAAGTCAAGAACTGGACCGCCTACGATCCCCAGTCGGGCAGAAACGTTGTGAAAGACGTCAACATGCACGTCAGAAAAGGAGAAATCGTCGGGGTAGCCGGCTTGATGGGCTCGGGACGGACGGAGCTTGCGCTCAGCATCTTCGGCAATCCAAGGTCCTATAAACTGCAGGGCGAATTGAGGGTGAACGGCTCGCCGATGACCTTCACGCACACGAGCGACGCGATCCGCGAAGGTATCGCTTACGTGACCGAAGACCGCAAGGGCGACGGACTGTTCCTGATCCAGGACATCAAGAGCAACATTACCGCCGCGAATCTGCAAGGCATCGCCTCCGGCGGCTGGATCAACGACAACGAAGAAATCAAGGTCGCCAACGATTACAAGCAGTCCCTGTACGTCAAGGCGCCTTCCGTCGAGCAGATCGTCGGCAACCTGAGCGGCGGCAACCAGCAGAAGGTGTCGCTGGCCAAATGGATGTTCGTCGGTCCCAAACTGCTGATTTTGGATGAGCCGACCCGCGGGATCGACGTGGGGGCCAAATTCGAAATCTACTCGATCATGAACAAGCTGATCAGCGAAGGCCTCAGCATCATCATGATCTCGTCCGAGCTCGGCGAAGTGCTCGGCATGAGCGACCGGGTGTACGTCATGGCCGAAGGCAAGATCAAGGGCGAATTGTCGGCTGAAGAGGCCAATCAGGAAAAAATCATGCAATTCGCTACGCAATAG
- a CDS encoding GNAT family N-acetyltransferase, with protein sequence MIAESICVRKVSTPEEAGRIVEFFFSPVSFDDARHTPGEVEHLSTLPYRALEGDSVFWYVTDENGEVIGVCSIAQNEQQSGGYGWDYLVVHRSFRKSGIASALIEEMKEHLARVSARYVVTYTCSLPAYDPIRRLFARHGFSEIGRLPDYYFDGEDRLIYYRKLA encoded by the coding sequence ATGATCGCCGAATCGATTTGCGTGAGAAAGGTCAGCACGCCGGAAGAAGCCGGACGGATCGTGGAGTTCTTTTTTTCTCCCGTATCGTTTGACGATGCCAGGCATACGCCGGGCGAGGTGGAGCATCTCAGCACCCTCCCTTATCGTGCGTTAGAAGGGGATTCTGTCTTCTGGTACGTGACCGACGAAAACGGCGAGGTCATCGGGGTGTGCAGCATCGCCCAAAACGAGCAGCAAAGCGGCGGATACGGCTGGGACTATCTCGTCGTGCATCGGTCCTTCCGGAAAAGCGGAATCGCTTCCGCGCTGATCGAAGAGATGAAGGAGCATCTGGCACGGGTTTCGGCCCGTTACGTGGTCACCTATACGTGTTCCCTCCCGGCCTACGATCCGATCCGCAGGTTGTTCGCGCGGCACGGTTTCAGCGAAATCGGCAGGCTGCCGGACTACTATTTCGATGGGGAAGACCGGTTGATTTATTACCGCAAGTTAGCCTAG
- the hrpB gene encoding ATP-dependent helicase HrpB, which translates to MTQTGLPVERSLPELSAALSAGNGAVLVAAPGAGKTTRVPLALLGEPWLAGRKIVMLEPRRLAARSAARYMAAQLGESVGGTVGYRVRMDTKVGPRTRIEVVTEGVLTRMLQSDPGLEEVGLLIFDEFHERSLQADLGLALCLQTRELLRDDLRLLVMSATMEAEPVARLLGGAPVIVSEGRQYPVDTLYRPPARTGLPVAEALVPVAAEALRDRQGDLLVFLPGMAEIRAAERLLRERLGESLLDSVRIHPLHGSLPAEAQDRALAPSIAGERKIVLATSVAETSLTVEGITVVIDGGLSRVSRFSPRTGMSRLETTAVSVASADQRRGRAGRLAPGTCYRMWSEEEHRRLRAADEPEIREADLAPLVLELAAWGTPDPGELQWLDPPPLPAIQQARELLVSLGALLPSGTVTAHGRRMAELGLHPRLAHMLLRALLLGWGEPACEIAVLLGDRDFARPADADFRRRLEALRGSGTSSAEEGARRRLVEAAARLKREIGSAGAAAGQGALRGGTDPCGLLLALAYPDRIGRRREGGKYLLSGGRGAAFAGDPPLVRAEWIVAADVEDSGTESRIRQAAPVALEELLEHFPEAVIEERTVTWDRAAKAVRARVRRKLGALLLEEKPMASPPADQIERALMLGVRESGLEALPWNRAARQYQERAVFVRRSDPAWPDLSDEALLDTLEDWLLPFCGGMKSLGDLQRVNLKEALESRLPWNLRRELDERAPTHWEVPSGSRIPIDYSDPDSPVLAVRLQEMFGLAETPRIAGGRVPLTLHLLSPAQRPVQVTRDLANFWRDTYFEVRKDLKGRYPKHYWPDNPLEAEATRRAKPRT; encoded by the coding sequence ATGACGCAAACGGGGTTGCCGGTGGAACGCTCCTTGCCGGAATTGTCGGCGGCGTTGTCCGCAGGGAACGGGGCCGTTCTCGTGGCGGCGCCCGGCGCGGGCAAAACGACGCGCGTTCCGCTCGCGCTGCTCGGTGAGCCGTGGCTGGCGGGCAGGAAGATCGTCATGCTGGAGCCACGCCGGCTTGCCGCCCGCAGCGCAGCCCGGTATATGGCGGCCCAGCTTGGCGAATCCGTCGGCGGGACGGTCGGCTACCGGGTGCGCATGGACACGAAGGTCGGTCCGCGGACGCGTATCGAAGTCGTCACCGAGGGCGTGTTGACCCGCATGCTGCAGAGCGATCCGGGCTTGGAGGAAGTGGGGCTTCTCATCTTCGACGAGTTTCATGAGAGAAGCCTGCAGGCGGACTTGGGCTTGGCGCTGTGCCTTCAGACGAGGGAGCTGCTTCGTGACGATTTGCGGCTGCTCGTCATGAGCGCGACGATGGAAGCGGAGCCCGTCGCCCGTCTGCTCGGCGGAGCGCCGGTCATCGTGAGCGAGGGCCGGCAGTATCCGGTCGATACGCTGTATCGGCCGCCGGCCCGGACAGGGTTGCCCGTCGCGGAAGCGCTTGTGCCTGTGGCGGCGGAAGCGCTGCGGGATCGACAGGGCGACCTGCTCGTATTCTTGCCCGGGATGGCGGAAATCCGAGCGGCGGAGCGGCTGCTGCGGGAACGGCTGGGAGAGTCTTTGCTGGACTCGGTACGGATCCATCCGCTGCACGGAAGTCTCCCCGCCGAGGCGCAGGACCGCGCTTTGGCTCCGTCGATCGCGGGCGAGCGTAAGATCGTACTCGCGACTTCAGTGGCGGAGACGAGCTTGACCGTGGAAGGGATTACGGTCGTCATTGATGGCGGGCTGTCCCGAGTGTCGCGGTTTTCGCCCCGGACCGGCATGAGCCGGCTGGAAACGACGGCCGTCTCGGTCGCGTCCGCCGACCAGAGAAGGGGGCGCGCGGGACGTCTGGCGCCCGGCACGTGTTACCGGATGTGGAGCGAGGAAGAGCATCGCAGGCTGCGAGCGGCGGACGAGCCGGAAATCCGCGAAGCGGATCTCGCGCCGCTCGTGCTCGAGCTCGCGGCGTGGGGAACGCCGGATCCGGGCGAGCTGCAGTGGCTGGACCCGCCTCCATTGCCGGCGATTCAGCAAGCGCGTGAGCTGCTCGTCTCGCTGGGAGCGTTGTTGCCGAGCGGGACCGTTACCGCTCACGGCCGGAGAATGGCCGAGCTCGGCCTGCATCCGAGGCTGGCGCACATGCTGCTTCGCGCGCTGCTTCTCGGCTGGGGCGAGCCGGCCTGCGAGATCGCCGTGCTGCTCGGCGATCGGGATTTCGCCCGGCCGGCCGACGCGGATTTCCGCCGCCGGCTGGAAGCGCTCCGCGGCAGCGGGACTTCCTCCGCGGAAGAAGGCGCGCGCCGCCGGTTGGTGGAGGCGGCGGCGCGCTTGAAACGCGAAATCGGCTCGGCGGGAGCAGCAGCCGGTCAAGGCGCGTTGAGAGGCGGGACGGATCCGTGCGGCCTGCTGCTGGCTTTGGCTTATCCGGACCGGATCGGTCGCCGCCGGGAAGGCGGCAAATATTTGCTCAGCGGCGGACGAGGCGCCGCATTCGCGGGCGATCCGCCGCTCGTTCGGGCAGAATGGATCGTCGCGGCGGACGTCGAGGACTCCGGCACCGAAAGCCGGATTCGGCAAGCGGCGCCCGTAGCGTTGGAGGAATTGCTGGAGCATTTCCCGGAAGCGGTGATCGAAGAGCGTACGGTGACGTGGGACCGGGCCGCCAAGGCGGTGCGCGCCCGCGTCCGCCGCAAGCTCGGCGCGTTGCTGCTGGAGGAGAAGCCGATGGCTTCCCCTCCGGCGGACCAAATCGAGCGGGCGTTGATGCTAGGCGTCCGCGAGTCGGGCCTTGAAGCGCTGCCCTGGAACCGGGCTGCCCGGCAATACCAAGAGCGCGCCGTGTTCGTGCGGAGAAGCGATCCGGCATGGCCGGACTTGTCCGACGAAGCGTTGTTGGACACGCTGGAGGATTGGCTGCTTCCTTTCTGCGGCGGCATGAAAAGCCTCGGCGACCTGCAACGCGTCAACCTCAAGGAGGCGCTGGAATCCCGGCTTCCGTGGAACCTGCGCCGGGAGTTGGACGAACGCGCGCCGACGCATTGGGAAGTGCCGAGCGGCTCGCGGATTCCGATCGATTACTCCGATCCCGACTCGCCCGTGCTCGCCGTGCGGCTGCAGGAAATGTTCGGGCTGGCTGAAACGCCGCGCATCGCCGGCGGGCGCGTGCCGCTCACGCTGCACCTGCTATCGCCGGCCCAGCGCCCCGTGCAGGTGACGCGGGACTTAGCCAACTTCTGGCGCGACACCTACTTCGAGGTCCGCAAGGACCTCAAAGGCCGCTACCCGAAGCATTACTGGCCCGACAACCCCCTCGAGGCCGAAGCGACCCGCCGCGCCAAGCCGCGGACTTGA
- a CDS encoding sugar ABC transporter permease, translating into MYIALFVIMVVFSVMTDGLFISSRNLSNLLDATGYIAVLAVGMTLVIVIRHIDLSVGFAAGFMGAIAAILLTQAGVPFYITIPIILVLGIVIGMFNGVLVASVGIPSFVSSLAAMLIFRGALLRVTEKTGTIIVKDDHFNAIGNGYIPAISSVGGLSLLSLILGVVAILFYIYSELSNRRNKLKYNFEVVSGGIFTIKLVFVSAIIAYLTWILAGYHGFSWTVIITLIVVFAYHFLTTKTVLGRHIYAVGSNPEAAHLSGINVKKITYIVFGSMGMLSALSGILFTSRLQSATTTAGTLFELDAIAAAYVGGVSAAGGVGKVTGSIIGAVVMASLSSGMNLLGVGISYQYMIRGGVLAIAVIFDVLTRKKRG; encoded by the coding sequence ATGTACATCGCCCTGTTCGTCATCATGGTCGTTTTCTCGGTCATGACGGACGGCCTGTTCATCTCCTCCCGGAACCTCAGCAACCTGCTGGACGCCACCGGTTATATCGCGGTACTGGCCGTCGGCATGACGCTCGTCATCGTCATCCGGCACATCGACTTGTCCGTCGGCTTCGCCGCCGGATTCATGGGCGCGATCGCCGCCATTCTGCTTACGCAAGCCGGCGTTCCGTTCTATATCACGATCCCGATCATCCTCGTGCTGGGCATCGTGATCGGCATGTTCAACGGCGTGCTCGTCGCTTCGGTCGGCATTCCTTCGTTCGTCTCGTCTCTCGCCGCCATGCTGATCTTCCGGGGCGCTCTGCTGCGCGTGACGGAGAAGACCGGAACGATTATCGTCAAAGACGATCACTTCAACGCGATCGGCAACGGTTACATCCCGGCGATCTCGAGCGTAGGCGGACTGAGCTTGCTGTCGTTGATTCTGGGCGTGGTCGCCATCCTGTTTTATATTTACTCTGAACTTTCCAACCGCAGGAACAAGCTGAAATACAACTTCGAAGTCGTGTCGGGCGGCATTTTCACGATCAAGCTCGTATTCGTTTCGGCCATCATCGCTTACTTGACCTGGATCCTCGCGGGATACCACGGGTTTTCCTGGACGGTCATCATCACGCTCATCGTCGTGTTCGCTTACCATTTCCTGACGACCAAAACCGTGCTCGGCCGGCACATTTATGCCGTCGGCAGCAACCCGGAAGCGGCTCACCTGAGCGGCATAAACGTTAAGAAAATCACGTATATCGTATTCGGTTCGATGGGCATGCTGTCCGCGCTTTCGGGCATCCTGTTCACGTCCCGCCTGCAATCGGCGACGACGACGGCCGGTACGCTGTTCGAGCTCGACGCGATCGCGGCCGCTTACGTCGGCGGCGTATCCGCGGCAGGCGGCGTGGGCAAAGTCACCGGCTCCATCATCGGCGCCGTCGTCATGGCTTCCCTGTCCAGCGGCATGAACCTGCTCGGCGTCGGCATCTCCTATCAATACATGATCCGGGGCGGCGTCCTCGCGATCGCGGTTATCTTCGACGTCCTGACCCGCAAGAAGAGAGGCTAA